In Dermacentor variabilis isolate Ectoservices chromosome 1, ASM5094787v1, whole genome shotgun sequence, the genomic stretch AAAGCTGTCCTATTAAATTCTTGCGGCAGCAGGTTAATTGCGGATTAGTATGCAATGGCCACCGTTTATTAGATTTAAGAGCTCAGTGCTGTTACGTCTTAACACGGCCAAGGGCATTAATTAGACTTTTGCCACGAGGCAaccccatccatccatccacgcatACACAGAAatcaacgcagcgttgacaccgactgcCGACAGCTCCACAAGAAGCTCCCATACCACCACGTGgcagcctgaactaatgatgaaaaaGGTCAACGTCAGATGCtaccgaagaacggcgccgacctTGGACTCCCAGCGTGCTATCCTGTCACACATTCCATACCACCGGGAGGTAGGAATGATGCTAAGGTAGGAGTGCAGCTAAGGTAGGAAGGCTGCTAAGGTAGGAATGATGCGGAGGTACGAGGGCTGCTAAGGTAGGATTGCATCGGAGGTGAGAGTGCTGCTGAACGATGCGATATCCTGGGCGGGGTATTGCAACCGATTCGATTattgtgattggccgcgatacagtcatcagattccctagtcgaatGGCCAAGGGAAGACGAAGGTTTAAAAGCGGATACCTTTCGTGCAGTGGGGCGACGTGTCCTGGTGGGAACTCAGACGTTTAACATGCACCTGCGTGGAGTGgtcttccgtaactggagccgtgtaactaataTCAAATAGAccctttttctttcattcctacTATACTGGACGTACTCTTCGATGGGCTTGGcggattccttgccctaacgccacctcTAGCCGCAACAGTGCGTTTTATGCGCCCTTTAAAAGGTCCCTATAGTTTGGACATTGCTAACAGACAAGAAAGATAACGCGGGGACCATCGTGCTAAAGTACTGCACCAATGAATAAGTACTCCCTGAGAACACGTGAAAATTGAGCAATTCCGCACGCCATTGTTCTCGAAGGAGCCATAGCGCCCGCCAATGAGATGACTTTGCGCGTATGACGCTACGTGTGACGCTTGTGCCCGTATATATAGCCTGGAGCAACGCGCACTGCGGATTTCTGTAAACGCAGGGCGTTGAAGACCGCTTCTCCCAAAAACGCAAGGAGTGTAAAAGAACAAAAACGAAGCGACACGACAGTGACGGTGAAGCGCAGGTCGTGACCCTCATCACATGGACCTTCATCCCCGCGATGCGAGTGAAGCAGGAGAGTAAAGTAGCTGGCTTCCTCGCGCCTTCACCTCGCAACGTTTCATTAGCTTCTGTCCCGGCTACTACTAAACGCAGTGTTTTAAATATTCTTGCAGTATAGCGCTCTCTGGACGGCGCCTTACaagtataaccaaaatttttgaCAGCGCCCTGGTGACAtgtccgttaaaaaaaaaaaaaaaaaactccataaCGGCGATGCTTGAGCAAGGCACGAGGTGTATACCACAAAGAAATGGGATGTGCGAAGATTTGTTCGCataatagcaagaaaaaaaaaaacggatgacGGGCGTTTTTAAGGTAAAAGAGCCACACTGCCAACTGTCACACCAACAAATGCACAAGACTGAGGCCTCCTTTCCCAAGTGGAAGGAAAAGGTTGACCATTCTTATTGCTTCCCGTGGCGAACGAGAAATGAAACATGCCTGTATTCTCTAAAATGCTTGGACATATATGCGTTATCAGtgtgaaacctgtaaaacataAAGAAGTTAAAATGGCAACAGTACACTGAATGTcttagctctcgcaaaaatgaAGTCACATATCTGGCAGGATGACGGTTTTCGGTGAACGGCGGTTAGCGGCCATGTCAAATGAGGGccactattacggaagttatcgagagATACAGCAAGGTATCTCAACGTTGACTAATTGCAATGAATATTAGAAAATTTTGACGGAGGTATGTATAGCTTACATGCACAGCCAAAGCCCTTCTTACAATATTGACACTAACCCCTGCAGACTCGTAACTGTACGCGACTGTCTCGTTAACACTGGGTCTATATCGATGCAAAAGAAAGCAATGTCTGCATAAGCTACGACACTATAGCTAAAGCATGAGCTAAAACATCAATTTAGATTTAGCTTATGTACACGTCTCAATTCTTGTATCGCATCAAAAGGCGAACGTCCCCGCATTGTAGTTTCTGTGAAAACTCCAACCCCTCAGTGGAGTATATAATCATAGAATGTACTCAATATGACCAGCAGCGGGTTCTCCTGTTTGATCGTTTGGTCACACTTGACAGACGTCCTCTCGCATTCAGAAAGTGCTTGGACCGTGGTCATGTACTGGTAAGAAGACGCGTGCTATAAGTGCCTTTTgcgattttattgcgatagcaattatatggacactccaagagcATTTTTTACATCGCCGTCGgagtcgccgtgatgttccgtataaagtcgaagggcgataacaccgtcgccgcgcgtcgtatgctgcgtgcgcgagtgaaagcacgcgagggaagccgacgatcgtggctcaatctggcgcgcgcgaaggagaaagcggagagcaaacccGCCGTCGTCCATCGCTCGAAAGGCCGTGGGGATggatgggagggagggggcgACGTTGTGccccggcagcaactgcgcattaaGCGACCGGgcacaaggggaactgacgatcgcggctcaatctcgcgcgccatgcATGGAGGCAGCGCGGGAAGGAGGGCGGACGACTTGACTCCGCCAACGAGTGCGTATAGTTCGCACGGCCGAGCGCGGCGTATcgtgaaagggatctgcagactaaagccgacggctcatacctttgtgcgcgctgtgttttgTTCTAGCCgctctcgcgttgaagcgacacacggcacgaaggtcacttcgcccgctgctgctgccgcgcttgctcacaccagcgctttgacagcgagtgttcgcactcatggagtgtgatgtgttcatgtttgcttcagcgcgctgacaccatgcttgttaattcagtatagtaagagaatgtttgcaggtttatacggccgataaaactactattcgtACTTCGTATATAGCTGTCTGccaatttactatcgcaatcgatgcttcgcctttcgggtgcaactgcgactttttttttttaattgagacTAATCTTTTTGAATGCCGGGgtaggctggagaaaagtcagtggggatATGgcgtaggctctaggaatagcaggggagagttattagtagagtttgcagaacagaataatatgcggatgatgaataccttcttccgcaagcgggatagccgaaagtggacgcggaggagcccgaatggcgatactagaaatcaaatagactttatactctgcgctaaccctggcatcatacaagatctggacgtgctcggcaaggtgcgctgcagtgaccataggatggtaagaactagaattagcctagacttgaggaaggaaaggaagaaaccggtacataataagccgatcaatgacttagcggtaagagggaaaacagaggaattccggatcaagctagagaacaggtattcggccttaactcaggaagaggaccttagcgttgaatatatgaacgacaatcttatgggcatcattaaagaatgtgcaatagaagtcggtggtaattccgttagacaggatgccagtaagctatcgcaggagacgaaagatctgatcaagaaacgccaatgtatgaaagcctctaaccctacaactagaatagaactgacagaactttccaagttaatcaacaagcgtaagacagctgacataaggaagcaaaatatggatagaattgaacatgccctcaggaacggaggaagcctaaaagcagtgaagaaactaggaataggcaagaatcaaatgtatgcgttaagagaaaaagccggcaatatcattactaatatggatgaggtcgttcaagtggctgaggagttctatagagatttatacagtaccaatggcacccacggcgataatggaagagggaatagtctagaggaatttgacatcccacaagtaacgccggaagaagtaaagaaagccttgggagctatgcaaagggggaaggcagctggggaggatcaggtaacagcagatttgttgaaggatggtgggcagattgttctagaaatactggccaccctgtgtacgcaatgcctcatgactgagcgcaccggaatcttggaagaacgctaacacaatcctaatccacaagaaaggggacgtcaaagacttgaaaaattatagaccgatcagcttactgcccattgcctacaaagtatttactaaggtaattgcaaatataatcaggaacaccttagacttccgtcaaccaaaggaccaggcaggattccgtataggctactcaacaatagaccatattcacactatcaatcaggtgatagagaaatgtgcggaatataaccaacccttatatatagctttcattgattacgagaaagcgtttgattcagtcgaaacctcagcagtcatggaggcattgcggaatcagtgtgtagacgagccgtatgtaaccatactgatatatatatatagcgcctccacagccaccgtggtcctccataaagaaagcaccaaatcgcaataaagaaaggcgtcaggcagggagatacgatctctccaatgctattcacagcgtgtttacaggaggtattcagagacctggattgggaagaattggggataagagttaatggagaatgccttagtaacttgcgattcgctgatgatgttgccttgcttagtaactcaggcgagcaactgcaatgcatgctcactggcctggagaggcaaagcagaagggtgggtctaaaaattaacctgcagaaaactaaagtaatggttaacagttttggaagagaacagcaatttacaataggtagcgaggcactggaagtggtaagagaatacatctacttaggacaggtagtgactgcggatccggatcatgagactgaaataaccagaagaataagaataggctggagtgcatttggcaggcattctcagatcatgaacagcaggttgccattatcactcaagggaaaagtgtgtaacagctgtgtcttaccagtatgtacggagcagaaacctggcggctttCGAAAAGGGTTCGAAAAGGACGACGCGACGAGTTATGGAATGAAgattgataggtgtaacgttaaggaataagaaaagagcagattgggtgagggaagaaacgcgagttaatgacatcttagttgaaatcaagaaaaagaaatgggggggggggcatcggcaggacttgtaatgaggaggcaagataaccgatggtaattgagggttacggactggattccaagggaagggaagcgtagcagggggcggcagaaagttaggtgggcggatgagattaagaagtttgcagggacaacagggccacaattagtacatgactggggtagttcgagaattatgggagaggcctttgccctgcagtcgctgatgatgatgatgaatcttttTGACGGCCAATAAGTGACAATACTATTTTGTCTTTTGCATTGTGGTTCTTCTTTAACGAGCTGATCTCGTGGTGGCATATTTGAAGAAACTTGTGTGGACTCCTTCACTCCTGTGACCAACATATAGTTACTGGACTGTGCCTTTTTGTGCTGGTTCCCGTAGACGAGACAATCTTTGTGCGTCTGCGTTCGTGTGTGTATCGTCTCTTTTGAAAATgtctacctttttcttttttattttctttgcgtAACGAATCTGGGATTTCGGTATAGCCGGCTCTGATGTGCCTACCTTCTTATGCTTCTACATCTAAATAAAAAACAACATCAATTTCCTCAGATACAATACTGTGTGCGCTTTGCGCTATAGCGAACAGACGCATTTGCATTTGACGGTGACAAATGCCGACGATATTCTGTTGCTGCTTGCCGCtgccgtcgtcgttgttgtttcaATACGATTTTATCTTATTTCCCTCCaagagtggcgcatacccactatatGGGAGGTCGACCAATAATTATATCGTTAGGGTACCTCAATGACAGCACCTCCGCGACGGTATCATGGAGGCCTGTTGCTTGGTACTCGCTAAAAGTCACCTCGCGGAAGCTAACCAGGCGTGTCTCGCACGTCGTCCTTGAAATGGGTGCCGCTGCGGACATCCATACGCCTGTTTTGCTGCATGTTTCTTTACATGGTGGGGGAACCTCTTAGGGTTTGCCTGTAGTTCGCGGGAATTCTGCCTGCGGCAAATAATGATCTTTCCCTAGATAACCCGGGTGCTATTCTTGAGATGATGGTACATACTCTAAACGTATGACTGCTGTTCGCAGAAACTGAAATAAGGGAGCCGCAGGAGTCTCGTGGTTTTTCCTTTTCCCGTTTGGATGGTCTTTAGCTAGTCGTCCACCTTCAAGGCGCTCGCGTCCCCACCAAGAACCCACCGAGGCCCACCACATCCGCAGGCTTAAGCATGCCATCAACGCGCCATCCTGATTCAGGCTGCGCATCAGGTGTGTGTGGACTGGCATCTGCTGGAAAGCGACTGGCGAGAAGTCGCGAGCCGAGTCGGGCTAGTGCCTACCCCGATTGTGCTGCGTACGAGACCACACTTGCTGCTCCATCGCGCGGTGCCAGTTTCAGGGGCCTGGGCCTCGCTGCACTGATACCACTCCGCTGTTACCGATGGAGGGCAGGAGGTGGACTCGCGAGAGGGCATATACGCCACCCTGGCGACTTTTTGGAGGAGATTGGCCTGGCGGTGCGCATAACAACGCTGGACGGTTGAGCATCTCAACGCGATAGTGTACACGTGTTTTGCTGTGTGTCATTCAAGTGTCTCTGTAAAGTTTTCTAGTGCTGTTCACGCGATTCTTTGTGCTCGTTCTTTTATACCGTAAGTTTTCTTACGTGTTGATAAatacttatttttctttatggccACTTATTCTCTTTGTACTTCTATTCATTTATTCCAGTATTTCCTGTCTCTTCttacaaatctttttttttatcttctccGTGACCGCGGGACAGTTAACTTGACAACCGAAAGGTGAGACAGTCATGTTACTGGTGGCCTTTCCatttcatttttcctttcctAATGAACCCAATGAATTACTGCTACTACGCAAAACGTCAAGCGTACATAACAAAACGTTctcgtcatttctttctttctttttccctcccTCTTTCAAGTTGCCGGCCTGTTCCTCATGGTCATCATGTGCGCTGTTCTTACTTTAATTTTTGATTTAATAAGGAAGAAGATATATATAAGGTGCTGCCACTTTTTCTTTCCACCAACATCGACGGACGCACGCACTGTAATTAATACACGGATTATTGAATGATCTTATTTAGATGATGGCAGTCTTACACGAAAACCTTCTCGTGAGGCTTACAAACGTCCTATTCTGatatgcaaaaaagaaacggTGATGATGGCTCACATCTGATAAGACAGTATAATTATTGCAACGGGTTTATACAGGCTGACACGGTGATTCGATGGAAAAGGACGACGCCGCGTGCAGATACGACAAAGACGACGGGCAAGCTCTGCACGCTGCACGTAGAAGTCGTTCGCAGGCCTTGCGCCGCTTTTCCAGTTGACATCGCAGAGATCGTCGCCGTTGCTGCTGTTGTCCCGCAAGCTGCCTCTAcagaccgccaccacgggagggACTCACTTGCACTTAGGCTTGTCGCAGCAAGAAATGGCTTCTTGGGCACCCAAGCGAACCCTGTACTGGGATCCCCCGGGCCAGGCGGACGAAATACCAGCGAAGAGGATGTGCCTGGCACATCGGCAGGCACCAGAACCTGCCCCGAGAATGGAAATTTCGGACGACATACCGGCGAAACGACGACGTGTCGATTACTTGGGTGCTCCATCAACTGCTTCAACAATGGCTGATGAGATCTATCCTTCGCCGTGCGGCGACATGCCAGCACAGCTGCTTTCAGGCGAGGCCTCAGGTCAGGCCCCTGAAGGATTGTGGCCGCTGCAGCAATGCCAGCAGAGCAGCTACCCGGAGCCTCAAGACAACTGCAGCCCATCGGAAGGTTGCCCACGTGCCGGCACCTCGTCCGACGGCTCCGGCGCTGGCGACGTCAAGCCTCCGGTGCGTCCAGACCAGCCCATGTTCACCTACCGTCAAGTGATGGACATTTGCGAGAACGTCTGGAGGGATCGCGAAAACTGGGTACGTGAGGAGTACGACCGCATTCTGTCTATCAAGCTGGCCGAACAGCACGATGCATTTGTTAAATTCACTCTCGAGCAAATGGAGAAAAAACTTCAGGGGTCCGAGCCCAGCTACATGTCGTAACCTGGCCACGGGTGCCATATTTGAAGAGGACTCGGACGGGAATATGCGTCAGTTGTGCGCTCGATGGAAACACTAAACACCAAAGCAGAACTGTCTGTTTTGGGCTGCAAATAACAACAGCAGGGATCGACAAGAGAGTTGAACGACTGCATGCTACAGTCATGTTTCCCGTCTGTGGTTTTTCAGCCTCCTTCCTTACTTTACTTTTTTTCTAAACAAGGGTTCCTTCGCCAgttccttttccttcttcctcCGCTCACAAAGTACATGTTCGGCTCTCCGAGGTAAAACGCAAGAAACATCGAGCTCCTCGATCGAAAGGTGACGATTGTTTGAACGAACTTCCTTTCTGGAGTGGCCAAGTGTAggaacagtgctttttttttcttttggtgtatGAACCTGTTCTAAGTCAAAGCATGAAAATGTAGAACTGTATGCATTGtaacttctttttttgctgtgGCAGGAATGAATAAACATTCTTTTGTGTGATTCAGTGAAACTTTGTCACTTATTTTGTATGTTTGGACAAGCAGGTAAATGCGGGAGCAAGGAGCGCCATGCTACAACAGGAGCTGTCCTTTAAGAAATGGTACAGTTATGTTTGTTCACAGGAGTGTCGCGGAACATTATCGGCGACGACGAAATTTCGAAATCTTGAATTGCGTCTTAAGATAACCACTGCAGCCTTAACACTTCAATTTTTCCGGGAATTTTATAAGCCGATGGCTATAAATAGTTGAGAAATAAAACCAAATATTTGCCGTTGAAGGTTATGTCTTGCAAAGTCGGTGACCGGACACGTCATTACGGGATCTTTCACGTCGTATAATCGATGTCCTATGCAACCAAAGGCACAGTTCACAACTATAACGAAAAGCGTTCTGCAATCATGGCGTTGATGGAGGGCTCTGCATGAGACCAGAAAACCCGAAGTCTGCAAATGTATGAATACGTACAGCGTGGAAgcaagttttgtttttcttttgagagcagagagagagcgagagagagagagcggctgAAGTGTCTGGAAGATCGGATGAGAATAAGGTGAGATGCAACCATGGTGTAGGGGTCAGCCATGCCCAGAAAGACCAGATGACTTCAGCTTGATTGGCTATCCCATCCTCTACTAATTGATGCTAATCTATAAGCGCCTCCGTGGGAGCATGCCGCGATGTCACCTGGAGACCAGGTTCCAATTCAAAGTATTGCGCAACAAATACGTGGGCACAGCGGAGGCGTGCGTTTACATGATTCATTGCCTTTTGTGTGCATTATACTAAGTCCGATAGCTGTTAGAACAAGATCCTTAAGCTTCTTTGGCATAACCTTACGTGTGAAGAACGCTGCACAAATACATTTCTTCTATATGCCGTTAGGCCCAGACAGCTCCTAAAGCTTGCGGTATGCATCTGGAGTTCTATAAACGCGCGCTGTATATGTTTCCTTGGTCAAGTTGGTTCACAACGAAGAACAAGAAAACACAGCGCAATGAATACGACTACAAAGATGAAGTTGCGCTATGCACAAGACAGGCGCTCATTGTCGCTTGTTGACTGTTTTCAGCTTTTCTCTCGACTCATGGCTCATACCAACTATGGGGTATCGGCCAAGACTCGAGTGGATAAAACTAATGGATGGAtaaatggaaaaactttattgacagTCCTGAGATACGCGATTATCGCCCAGTGGGCCGCTCTAATGACCGCAGACATTAAATTTCACT encodes the following:
- the LOC142569288 gene encoding akirin-2-like yields the protein MASWAPKRTLYWDPPGQADEIPAKRMCLAHRQAPEPAPRMEISDDIPAKRRRVDYLGAPSTASTMADEIYPSPCGDMPAQLLSGEASGQAPEGLWPLQQCQQSSYPEPQDNCSPSEGCPRAGTSSDGSGAGDVKPPVRPDQPMFTYRQVMDICENVWRDRENWVREEYDRILSIKLAEQHDAFVKFTLEQMEKKLQGSEPSYMS